One segment of Microbacterium arborescens DNA contains the following:
- a CDS encoding shikimate kinase produces MTAPAIVLIGPMGAGKSSIGKKLARVLGTTFTDSDSLVVRDHGPIEQLFAAHGEHHFRELERRAVVEALGRGGVVALGGGAVLHADTRADLASHRVVLLTVSEQTIASRLAGTTRPLLQGDDPVGRWREVAESRRELYGQLADARFDTSTGRIQDIVDAIAAWAQEETS; encoded by the coding sequence ATGACAGCCCCGGCGATCGTCCTGATCGGACCGATGGGCGCGGGCAAGTCGAGCATCGGAAAGAAGCTGGCGCGCGTGCTCGGGACGACGTTCACCGACAGCGACAGCCTCGTCGTCCGCGACCACGGCCCGATCGAGCAGCTCTTCGCGGCACACGGCGAGCACCACTTCCGCGAGCTCGAGAGACGTGCGGTCGTCGAAGCCCTCGGTCGCGGCGGCGTCGTCGCGCTCGGCGGCGGCGCGGTGCTGCATGCCGACACCCGAGCCGACCTGGCCTCGCACCGCGTGGTGCTGCTGACCGTGTCGGAACAGACGATCGCGTCCCGCCTCGCCGGGACCACGCGCCCGCTGCTGCAGGGCGACGACCCGGTGGGTCGCTGGCGCGAGGTCGCCGAGAGCCGTCGCGAGCTCTACGGACAGCTCGCCGACGCGCGATTCGACACATCCACCGGCCGGATCCAGGACATCGTCGACGCCATCGCGGCGTGGGCTCAGGAGGAGACGTCATGA